A DNA window from Gemmatimonadaceae bacterium contains the following coding sequences:
- a CDS encoding DPP IV N-terminal domain-containing protein: MHSLHDSIARTGTAVAAALALMLAASTAHAQDRLKSMPGYEQFARMSPQIQQAVPGRGRFGSVATWTPDSRAVDFANGSQLMRYDLGLKKIVPVPDTPQQQAGNGRGRLAIGGQPERGRQFASATAPVGNHRAFYRDRNVWLGDTLGNSSVPITTDGSEKTRIKYGTASWVYGEELSQRTAMWWSPDGSKLAYYRFDESKVPDFYLAVGLTRIQDTLDVEAYPKPGVPNPVVDLFVYDIATRTTTRIDVRDGKPFENATLGYYVYDVAWSPDGRALRFLRTNRRQNTVEMAACSPSTGACRTVLHEEWPTGWIDDDPAPGTTFLADGRRFVWESDRTGFKNYYLYDFKSGQLLNPITRLGAEVAGIVRIDEPSNTMFYMARDGSNYMKLQLHRVRLDGTNDVRLTDPAFTHGISLAPDGKHFVDVAETHDQAPVTRLIDANGKVVAELATTDLSRFNALGLKKVEMYEYKTSDGQATLHGEIHFPSNFDPTKKYPVLVSVYGGPGVTNSTSERFTVPSSLTELGFILLQLEARTNPGMGRKYLDAVYLKLGQTEIDDMADGVKALWSRPYIDKNRVGIYGTSYGGYTSVMEILRHPEVFAAASASSPPTDWRNYDTIYTERYMWIPQENKEGYDKGSALTYVNDLRGRLMLYFGTADNNVHPSNMMQLIQGLQRAGKSFEVQVGPDQEHSGLNLQRMLEFFIENLVINPSKASS; this comes from the coding sequence TCAAGTCGATGCCCGGTTACGAGCAATTCGCGCGCATGTCGCCGCAGATCCAGCAAGCCGTTCCCGGGCGCGGCCGCTTCGGCAGCGTAGCAACGTGGACGCCCGACAGTCGCGCGGTGGATTTCGCGAACGGCAGCCAGCTGATGCGCTACGATCTTGGCTTGAAGAAAATCGTTCCCGTTCCCGACACGCCGCAACAGCAAGCGGGCAACGGGCGCGGTCGGTTGGCGATTGGTGGGCAGCCCGAGCGCGGGCGCCAATTTGCGTCGGCGACCGCGCCCGTGGGCAATCATCGCGCGTTCTATCGCGACCGCAACGTTTGGCTGGGCGACACGCTTGGAAACTCCAGCGTGCCGATCACGACGGACGGCAGCGAGAAGACGCGCATCAAGTATGGAACGGCGAGCTGGGTGTACGGCGAGGAGCTCTCGCAGCGCACGGCGATGTGGTGGTCGCCGGACGGGTCGAAGCTCGCGTACTACCGCTTCGATGAGAGCAAGGTGCCGGATTTCTATCTGGCCGTCGGCCTGACGCGCATTCAGGATACGCTCGACGTCGAGGCGTATCCGAAGCCGGGCGTTCCCAATCCCGTGGTCGATCTGTTCGTGTACGACATTGCGACCCGCACGACGACGCGGATCGACGTGCGCGACGGCAAGCCGTTCGAGAACGCGACGCTGGGCTACTACGTGTATGACGTCGCGTGGTCGCCGGACGGACGCGCGCTGCGCTTCCTGCGAACGAACCGCCGCCAGAACACAGTGGAGATGGCGGCGTGCAGCCCGTCGACGGGCGCGTGCCGCACGGTGCTGCACGAGGAATGGCCGACGGGGTGGATCGACGACGATCCGGCGCCGGGCACGACGTTCCTCGCGGACGGCAGGCGCTTCGTCTGGGAGTCGGATCGTACGGGGTTTAAAAACTACTATTTATATGATTTTAAGTCCGGACAGTTACTAAATCCGATCACGCGTCTCGGCGCCGAGGTGGCGGGGATCGTCCGCATCGACGAGCCGTCGAATACGATGTTCTACATGGCGCGCGATGGATCGAATTACATGAAGCTGCAGCTGCATCGCGTCAGGCTCGACGGGACGAACGACGTGCGGCTCACCGATCCGGCCTTCACGCACGGCATTTCGCTTGCGCCGGACGGCAAGCATTTCGTGGACGTGGCCGAGACGCACGATCAGGCGCCGGTCACGCGCTTGATCGACGCCAACGGCAAGGTCGTCGCCGAGCTCGCCACCACCGATCTGTCGCGCTTCAACGCGCTCGGCCTCAAGAAGGTCGAGATGTACGAGTACAAGACGTCGGACGGTCAAGCGACGCTGCACGGAGAAATTCACTTCCCGTCGAACTTCGATCCAACCAAGAAGTATCCGGTGCTCGTGAGCGTCTACGGTGGTCCGGGCGTCACGAACTCGACGAGCGAGCGTTTCACCGTGCCGTCGTCGCTGACGGAGCTTGGCTTCATTCTGCTGCAGCTCGAGGCGCGCACCAATCCCGGCATGGGCCGAAAATATCTCGACGCCGTCTACCTCAAGCTCGGCCAGACGGAGATCGACGACATGGCGGATGGCGTGAAAGCGCTGTGGAGTCGGCCGTACATCGACAAGAATCGCGTCGGGATCTACGGCACGTCATACGGGGGCTATACGTCGGTGATGGAGATCCTGCGGCATCCCGAGGTGTTCGCCGCGGCGTCGGCGTCGTCGCCGCCGACCGATTGGCGCAACTACGACACGATCTACACCGAGCGCTACATGTGGATTCCGCAGGAGAACAAGGAAGGGTATGACAAGGGCTCGGCGCTCACGTACGTGAACGATCTGCGCGGCCGCCTCATGCTCTACTTCGGCACGGCCGACAACAACGTGCATCCGTCGAACATGATGCAGCTGATTCAAGGGCTGCAGCGCGCCGGCAAGAGTTTCGAGGTACAGGTCGGACCCGATCAAGAGCACTCGGGGCTCAATCTGCAGCGGATGCTGGAATTCTTCATCGAGAATCTCGTCATCAATCCCTCAAAGGCGTCGTCGTAA
- a CDS encoding thiamine pyrophosphate-binding protein, translating into MFTGEQITELLERLGVTHVVTVPDSTIGQWQPAIERRGATQLVRVCREGEAWQVAAGLYLGGAVPLVMIQCTGFFESGDAIRNALHDWKLPLLSIIGYRSYLNQETLPGDTCLVFTEPVAAAWKLDARLITDPSQLPEMVEHFTRARANGRAATAIVAEGKA; encoded by the coding sequence ATGTTTACGGGTGAGCAAATCACCGAGCTGCTCGAGCGGCTCGGCGTGACGCACGTGGTCACGGTGCCGGATAGCACGATCGGGCAGTGGCAGCCGGCGATCGAGCGACGCGGCGCGACACAACTCGTTCGCGTCTGCCGCGAGGGTGAGGCATGGCAAGTGGCCGCGGGCTTGTATCTCGGCGGCGCCGTGCCGCTCGTGATGATTCAGTGCACCGGCTTCTTCGAGTCGGGCGACGCGATTCGCAACGCACTCCACGATTGGAAGCTGCCGCTGCTCAGCATCATCGGGTATCGCAGCTATCTCAATCAGGAGACGCTGCCGGGTGATACGTGCCTCGTGTTCACGGAGCCGGTTGCGGCGGCGTGGAAGCTCGACGCGCGATTGATCACGGATCCGTCGCAGCTGCCGGAGATGGTCGAGCACTTCACGCGGGCGCGCGCGAATGGACGAGCGGCAACGGCCATCGTCGCGGAGGGTAAGGCGTGA
- a CDS encoding thiamine pyrophosphate-dependent enzyme, giving the protein MSTARMIAKDALAVVHRARTSRDIVITTMTPARDWMQLGMCDLDMVLVPSAMGHATSMGLGLALAQPDRRVIVCNGDGSMLMNLGSLVSIVNAGPSNLVVLVFDNGTYEVTGSQPVPGAGTVDYAAVARGCGFRSVFEFSNDDEWRNDAARIIAAEGPTFAWLKIEAVYGVPGPKSPGPASARARRFMAAIRGA; this is encoded by the coding sequence GTGAGTACCGCGCGCATGATCGCGAAAGACGCGCTGGCCGTGGTGCATCGCGCGCGCACCTCGCGTGATATCGTGATTACGACCATGACGCCGGCGCGTGACTGGATGCAGCTCGGCATGTGCGACCTGGACATGGTGCTGGTGCCGTCGGCGATGGGCCACGCGACGTCGATGGGCCTTGGGCTGGCGCTCGCGCAGCCCGACCGCCGGGTCATCGTGTGCAACGGTGACGGATCGATGTTGATGAACCTTGGCTCGTTGGTGTCGATCGTGAACGCGGGGCCGAGCAATCTCGTCGTGTTGGTCTTCGACAACGGGACGTACGAGGTTACGGGCTCGCAGCCGGTTCCGGGCGCGGGCACGGTGGACTACGCCGCCGTCGCGCGCGGGTGCGGATTTCGGTCGGTTTTCGAGTTCTCTAATGACGATGAATGGCGCAACGATGCGGCGCGCATCATCGCGGCGGAGGGGCCGACGTTCGCCTGGCTCAAGATCGAGGCGGTATATGGTGTGCCCGGTCCGAAGTCACCAGGTCCTGCGTCCGCGCGCGCAAGACGTTTTATGGCCGCGATTCGAGGGGCGTGA
- a CDS encoding penicillin acylase family protein, protein MKKLYLLLAAVFASSAYAQAPSADDITNWKREAKNVSITRDDWGIAHIHGKTDADAVFGLVYAQAEDDFNRVETNFINSQGRLAEAEGEAEIWRDLRMKLFIDPDSMRAMYVASPDWLRHLMNAWADGLNFYLYTHPQVKPRVITRFEPWMALSFSEGSIGGDIERVNLNQLQAFYSGRTGSRASSGGNGTRYEELDKEPRGSNGAAIAPANETNHRALLLINPHTSFFFRSEVKVESDEGLDAYGAVTWGQFFVYQGFNTHNGWMHTSSGVDAVDEYLETIVQKGDEYFYKYGNEERPLIKQYITVPYKTATGMGSKVFTVYRTQHGPIVREANGKWVAFRSMQLPMQALEQSFLRTKTKNYAEYKRVMDMHANSSNNTIYADADGNIAYFHANYIPKRDTRFDWTRPVDGSDPATEWGPLMTVDETPHLLNPASGWLYNSNNWPWSAAGPSSPKREDFPVYVDMGREESPRGYHALRVFSNRKNFNIPNLIGAAFDSYQPWFAQRVPVLVKAYDALPASDPMRAKLADQIAVLRNWDYRWGENSIANSLGNYWGEDVSRRAGQALGGGRRGGGGTGQSVDSYIANGAAPELLLQSLAAASDKLTADFGTWQTPWGQINRFQRLNDNINPTFDDNGFSIPVPFSSARWGSLASFGARQYPNTKKWYGTSGNSFVAVVEFGKDSVRARAVTAGGESGDPKSKHFNDEATRYASGNLRTVYFYPNQLKGHTERVYHPGE, encoded by the coding sequence ATGAAGAAGCTGTATTTGCTGCTGGCCGCCGTCTTCGCGTCGTCGGCCTACGCGCAGGCGCCGAGCGCCGATGACATCACGAACTGGAAGCGCGAAGCGAAGAACGTCTCGATCACACGCGACGACTGGGGCATCGCGCACATTCACGGCAAGACCGACGCGGACGCGGTGTTCGGGCTCGTCTACGCGCAGGCCGAGGACGATTTCAATCGCGTCGAGACCAACTTCATCAACTCGCAGGGCCGGCTCGCCGAAGCGGAAGGCGAAGCGGAGATCTGGCGCGATCTGCGGATGAAGTTGTTCATCGATCCGGATTCGATGCGCGCGATGTACGTCGCGAGTCCGGATTGGCTTCGCCACCTGATGAACGCGTGGGCCGACGGACTCAACTTCTATCTCTACACGCATCCCCAGGTGAAGCCGCGCGTGATCACGCGCTTCGAGCCGTGGATGGCGCTGTCGTTCAGCGAAGGCAGCATTGGCGGCGACATCGAACGCGTGAATCTGAATCAGCTGCAGGCGTTCTACAGCGGACGCACCGGGTCCAGGGCGTCGAGCGGTGGCAATGGCACGAGGTACGAGGAGCTCGACAAGGAGCCGCGCGGCTCGAATGGCGCGGCGATCGCGCCCGCGAACGAGACCAATCATCGCGCACTGCTGCTCATCAATCCGCACACGTCGTTCTTCTTCCGCTCCGAGGTCAAGGTCGAGAGCGACGAAGGCCTCGACGCGTACGGCGCCGTGACGTGGGGACAGTTCTTCGTCTATCAGGGCTTCAACACGCACAACGGCTGGATGCACACGTCGAGCGGCGTCGACGCGGTCGACGAGTATCTCGAGACGATCGTGCAGAAGGGCGATGAGTATTTCTATAAGTACGGCAACGAAGAGCGGCCGCTGATCAAGCAGTACATCACGGTGCCGTACAAGACGGCGACCGGCATGGGCTCGAAGGTGTTCACGGTGTATCGCACGCAGCACGGCCCGATCGTTCGCGAAGCGAACGGGAAGTGGGTCGCCTTCCGCAGCATGCAGCTGCCGATGCAGGCGCTCGAGCAGTCGTTCCTGCGCACCAAGACGAAGAACTATGCCGAGTACAAGAGGGTGATGGACATGCACGCGAATTCGTCGAACAACACGATTTACGCCGACGCCGACGGCAACATCGCCTACTTCCATGCGAACTATATCCCGAAGCGCGACACGCGCTTCGACTGGACGCGTCCGGTGGACGGCAGCGATCCGGCCACGGAGTGGGGCCCGCTCATGACGGTGGACGAGACGCCGCATCTGCTCAATCCGGCGAGCGGCTGGCTCTACAACAGCAACAACTGGCCGTGGTCGGCCGCCGGCCCGTCGAGCCCCAAGCGCGAAGATTTCCCGGTCTATGTCGACATGGGCCGCGAGGAGTCACCGCGCGGCTATCACGCGCTTAGAGTATTCTCTAATAGAAAGAACTTCAATATTCCGAACTTGATCGGCGCGGCGTTCGACAGCTACCAGCCGTGGTTCGCGCAGCGCGTTCCGGTCCTGGTGAAAGCCTATGACGCGCTGCCCGCGTCGGATCCCATGCGCGCCAAGCTCGCTGACCAGATCGCGGTGCTGCGCAACTGGGACTACCGCTGGGGCGAGAATTCGATCGCGAACTCACTCGGCAACTACTGGGGCGAAGACGTCTCACGCCGCGCCGGACAAGCGCTTGGCGGCGGCCGCCGCGGCGGTGGCGGGACAGGGCAGTCCGTGGACTCCTACATCGCGAATGGAGCGGCGCCGGAGCTGTTGCTTCAGTCGCTTGCCGCGGCGTCGGACAAGCTGACCGCGGACTTCGGTACGTGGCAGACGCCGTGGGGACAGATCAATCGCTTCCAGCGGCTCAACGACAACATCAATCCGACATTCGACGACAATGGGTTCAGCATTCCAGTGCCGTTCTCGTCGGCGCGCTGGGGCTCACTCGCCTCATTCGGCGCGCGGCAGTACCCGAATACCAAGAAGTGGTATGGCACGAGCGGCAACAGCTTCGTCGCCGTCGTTGAATTCGGGAAGGACAGCGTGCGTGCCCGTGCGGTGACCGCCGGCGGCGAGAGCGGCGATCCGAAGTCGAAGCATTTCAATGACGAGGCGACGCGGTACGCCAGCGGGAATTTGCGGACGGTGTACTTCTACCCGAATCAACTCAAGGGACACACGGAGCGGGTGTATCACCCCGGGGAGTAG
- a CDS encoding ABC transporter permease translates to MLRDLAFAGRSLRKNPAFALTAILTIALGIGASTAIFSVVDGVLLRPLPYAHPDQLANIQSDLRARRLFNFPWAPGDLPDVKQQLTAFESIAGINAGRSPFVGEDGKPEQIVAAGVTPNFFSMLGIRIAFGRNFSETDGTPPPAPVGPQNPFLPPAVRLPAMTVLSHAFWERKFGADSAVIGKTVQVGGAPAMIVGVAEPDTRIEFAAGTGINEQPDLYQVFRIDFSTASRLNVFMRLIGRLKPGASFAAAQAQANKLTLYLHDLVPITKSADMAIRIEPMQSDIVKDVRPAILALMGAVMFVLLIACANVANLLLVRASSRERELAVRSALGGSRRVLIAQMLAESLVLAGGGAILGLAFAKLGIDLLIAIAPTTLPRVEQVSIDGQVLAFTIISALAAAVIFGILPALRASRPNLLQTLRAGGRTPGLHSAKYLRQGVVIAEVALSFVLLVGSGLMLRSFMVLEHVDPGFDSRGLMTFTAFNARLRTPGDARAYGDRLEQRLAAIPGVTGVTAAGPLPLDGQDANMRWGPPEARDNPALFQQATSHFIRPNFFDVMKVKLIAGRTFEGAENDSGSHAIIIDRDLAAKAFPGTPLNQILGKQLFARIFTPDAQFYQIVGVADHVRHLTLAEPGREGTFIPEGMVAFGAASRWAVRTNGDPSRLMPEIRRAVADVDPLVPVGELKPMSAYIDRAMAPTRFSLVLIGVFGVVAAVLAAIGLYGVLSTTVRQRTAEIGVRMAFGATSEGVFRLMIGHGLALSGIGIAIGLVSALALTGVMEKASMLISIKPTDPLTFGGIAALFVAIAAVSCWLPARRAASLDPNVALREE, encoded by the coding sequence ATGCTTCGAGACCTCGCCTTCGCCGGCCGTTCGCTGCGCAAGAATCCCGCGTTCGCGCTCACCGCCATCCTCACCATCGCGCTCGGCATCGGTGCCAGCACCGCGATCTTCAGCGTCGTCGATGGTGTGTTGTTGCGACCATTGCCGTACGCGCACCCCGATCAGCTCGCGAATATCCAGAGCGATTTGCGAGCGCGGCGGTTGTTCAACTTCCCCTGGGCCCCCGGGGATCTGCCGGACGTCAAGCAGCAGCTCACGGCATTCGAATCCATCGCGGGGATCAACGCCGGGCGTTCGCCGTTCGTCGGCGAGGATGGAAAGCCGGAACAGATCGTCGCCGCGGGCGTCACGCCGAATTTCTTCTCGATGCTCGGTATCCGCATCGCGTTCGGACGCAACTTCAGCGAGACCGATGGAACGCCGCCGCCGGCGCCGGTTGGTCCGCAGAATCCATTCTTGCCGCCGGCGGTGCGCTTACCGGCGATGACGGTGCTCAGCCACGCGTTCTGGGAGCGCAAGTTCGGCGCGGACTCCGCGGTGATCGGCAAGACGGTGCAAGTCGGTGGCGCACCCGCGATGATCGTGGGTGTTGCGGAGCCCGATACACGAATTGAGTTCGCCGCCGGCACGGGGATCAATGAGCAGCCCGATCTCTATCAGGTGTTTCGAATCGACTTCAGCACCGCATCGCGACTCAACGTGTTCATGCGGTTGATCGGACGATTGAAGCCCGGTGCGTCGTTCGCTGCCGCGCAGGCGCAAGCGAACAAATTGACGCTGTACCTCCACGATCTCGTCCCGATCACGAAGTCCGCCGACATGGCGATTCGCATCGAGCCGATGCAGAGCGACATCGTGAAGGACGTGCGGCCGGCCATCCTCGCTCTCATGGGCGCGGTGATGTTCGTGCTGCTCATCGCATGCGCCAACGTCGCCAATCTGCTGCTGGTGCGCGCATCGTCACGCGAGCGCGAGCTCGCGGTGCGCTCCGCACTCGGTGGCAGTCGTCGCGTCCTCATCGCGCAGATGCTCGCCGAGAGTCTCGTGCTCGCCGGCGGTGGCGCGATCCTGGGGCTTGCCTTCGCGAAGCTCGGCATCGATCTACTCATCGCCATCGCGCCGACGACGCTCCCGCGCGTGGAGCAAGTCTCCATCGACGGACAGGTGCTGGCGTTCACGATCATCAGCGCGCTCGCCGCCGCGGTGATCTTCGGGATTCTCCCGGCGTTGCGTGCGTCGCGTCCGAATTTGCTGCAGACACTGCGCGCGGGCGGACGAACGCCCGGTCTGCATTCCGCCAAGTACCTCCGGCAGGGCGTTGTCATTGCCGAAGTGGCGCTGTCGTTCGTGTTGCTCGTCGGCTCGGGCCTCATGTTGCGCAGCTTCATGGTCCTCGAGCACGTCGATCCGGGCTTCGATTCACGCGGCCTGATGACGTTCACCGCCTTCAACGCACGCCTTCGCACGCCCGGCGATGCGCGTGCCTATGGCGATCGTCTCGAGCAACGTCTCGCGGCGATCCCCGGCGTCACGGGCGTGACGGCCGCCGGGCCACTGCCGCTCGACGGGCAGGACGCGAACATGCGCTGGGGCCCGCCTGAAGCGCGAGACAATCCGGCGCTCTTTCAACAGGCAACCTCGCACTTCATTCGGCCAAACTTCTTCGACGTCATGAAAGTGAAGTTGATCGCCGGCCGCACATTTGAGGGGGCGGAGAACGATAGCGGCTCGCACGCGATCATCATCGACCGCGATCTGGCGGCGAAAGCGTTTCCTGGTACGCCGCTGAATCAGATCCTCGGCAAGCAGCTCTTCGCGCGCATCTTCACCCCCGATGCGCAGTTCTATCAAATCGTCGGCGTCGCGGACCACGTCCGCCATCTCACGCTGGCGGAGCCGGGGCGTGAAGGAACATTCATTCCCGAAGGCATGGTGGCGTTTGGCGCCGCGAGCCGTTGGGCCGTACGCACGAATGGTGATCCCTCGCGATTGATGCCCGAGATACGCCGTGCCGTGGCGGACGTCGATCCGCTCGTGCCGGTCGGCGAGCTCAAGCCGATGTCGGCGTACATCGATCGCGCGATGGCACCCACGCGGTTCTCGCTCGTGTTGATCGGCGTATTCGGCGTCGTCGCCGCGGTCCTCGCCGCGATCGGCTTGTACGGCGTGCTCTCGACCACCGTTCGCCAGCGTACGGCGGAGATCGGTGTGCGCATGGCCTTCGGCGCCACGAGCGAAGGCGTGTTCCGGCTGATGATCGGCCACGGGCTCGCGCTGAGCGGAATCGGCATCGCGATCGGGCTGGTGTCCGCGCTCGCACTCACCGGTGTGATGGAGAAGGCAAGCATGCTCATCTCCATCAAACCCACTGATCCGCTCACGTTTGGCGGCATCGCCGCGCTGTTCGTCGCGATTGCCGCCGTGTCGTGCTGGCTGCCGGCGCGCCGCGCCGCGTCGCTCGATCCCAACGTGGCATTGCGCGAAGAGTAA
- a CDS encoding M14 family zinc carboxypeptidase → MSQVKHALYTRYAHYSRRLALAAGTALAALSPAAALHAQAATSSQKLDQEYTAQIKKDLSDPRISTELVDHLPASATVPTPLKFLGHIVGAPGILDHAADIHRYLEAVAKANPKRAKFWRIGKTEEGRDIVLMAIADEQTIANLDKYKGYLNQLTDPRKTTEAQARQLIHTAKPIYYITSGMHSPESGGPEMLMELAYRLVVEETPLIQNIRNNVITLITPVVEVDGREKYVDNHYFNEKWNKDHNINPDAAGGGRGGGALPLMYWGKYVQHDNNRDGMGQFLQLTQAVTRVQLDWTPTIMHDLHEAQTYLYASTGTGPYNDALDPVTVDEWWYLAKNDVMEMTKRGVPGVWTYGFYDGWVPNYMFFIAHTHNAIGRFYEVQSYCQGSCGNYVVRPGNTTTSKEWFRPNPPLDSITWSPRANTNIQESAILFALNRTAKDKDMFLENYWLKNKRAIEKGTKKPGTVAAWVIPANQHARENAAQAVNELKLQGLEFNRATHDFTVGSVQVHGGDYIIRGDQPFRTLADMYFSLQNYPPQNPSPYDDTGWTFPLMRNITVYEVTDKSIFQQPMDRIPQKGDVVATGGISGSGNTVIVENNSDNTLVSFRFKNPNVKMAAAEESFSVDGHTFAPGAIIVANANRAQLEPSIKKLGLTAYAVASAPSVKSHDLDIPRIGYIHSWTRTQDEGWVRAALDTYGVPYQYFGENALAKMGDLRTKFDVIIYPHGGSGVGQLAQGGRGGRGGATSNDPVPYKSTKEFPSLGYPDSTDDIRGALGEDGMKSLYAFIQHGGTLITEGNTSQILPEMKLTPGVTYEPANALFARGTILRSLISDAKSPLVYGYNHTEVPVYFSTGPVLNAGAGAPAVASSPDNGRGGRAGSVAQNTTPMANLLKLSPWDPDHTGAAFGVATSVGNDFNVAQAGQAGGGRGGRGGGGGFGGFGGNTGPVTVPGLSADPNSSTRVVMQFPEKAEDMLLSGTLEHGELLSRRATLVDEKVGQGHVVMFAFRPYWRWQTQGTFAMGFNAIMNWNDLDAGR, encoded by the coding sequence ATGTCGCAAGTGAAGCACGCGCTGTACACGCGGTATGCGCACTACTCGAGACGCCTGGCGCTCGCCGCCGGTACCGCGCTCGCTGCACTGAGCCCGGCCGCGGCGCTTCATGCGCAGGCCGCTACATCGTCACAGAAACTCGATCAGGAATACACGGCGCAGATCAAGAAGGATCTTTCCGACCCGCGCATCTCGACGGAGCTCGTCGATCACCTTCCCGCCTCGGCCACGGTGCCGACGCCGCTCAAGTTCCTGGGCCATATCGTCGGGGCGCCGGGCATTCTCGATCACGCGGCCGACATTCACCGCTATCTCGAGGCGGTGGCGAAGGCGAACCCCAAGCGTGCCAAGTTCTGGAGGATCGGCAAGACCGAAGAGGGGCGCGACATCGTCCTCATGGCGATCGCCGACGAGCAGACGATCGCGAATTTAGACAAGTATAAAGGCTATCTCAATCAGCTGACCGATCCGCGCAAGACCACGGAAGCGCAGGCGCGCCAGCTGATTCACACGGCGAAACCGATCTACTACATCACGAGCGGCATGCACTCGCCCGAATCGGGCGGCCCCGAGATGCTGATGGAGCTGGCGTATCGCCTGGTGGTGGAAGAGACGCCGCTCATTCAGAACATTCGGAACAACGTCATCACGCTCATCACGCCGGTCGTCGAGGTGGATGGGCGCGAGAAGTACGTGGACAACCACTACTTCAACGAGAAGTGGAACAAGGATCACAACATCAATCCCGACGCCGCCGGCGGCGGCCGAGGGGGTGGCGCGCTGCCGCTCATGTACTGGGGCAAGTACGTGCAGCACGACAACAACCGCGACGGCATGGGCCAGTTCCTGCAGCTCACGCAGGCGGTGACGCGCGTGCAGCTCGACTGGACGCCGACGATCATGCACGACCTGCACGAGGCGCAGACGTACCTGTATGCGTCGACCGGCACGGGCCCGTACAACGACGCGCTCGATCCCGTCACCGTGGACGAGTGGTGGTATCTCGCCAAGAACGACGTGATGGAGATGACGAAGCGCGGCGTGCCGGGCGTGTGGACCTACGGGTTCTATGACGGCTGGGTACCGAATTACATGTTCTTCATCGCGCACACGCACAACGCGATCGGACGCTTTTACGAGGTGCAGAGCTACTGCCAGGGTTCGTGTGGCAACTACGTCGTGCGCCCCGGCAACACGACGACGAGCAAGGAGTGGTTCCGTCCGAACCCGCCGCTCGATTCGATCACGTGGAGCCCTCGCGCAAACACGAACATTCAGGAATCGGCCATCCTCTTCGCGCTCAATCGCACGGCGAAGGACAAGGACATGTTCCTGGAGAACTACTGGCTCAAGAACAAGCGGGCGATCGAGAAGGGCACGAAGAAGCCGGGTACGGTGGCGGCGTGGGTGATTCCGGCCAACCAGCACGCGCGCGAGAACGCCGCCCAAGCGGTGAATGAGCTCAAGTTGCAGGGCCTCGAGTTCAACCGCGCGACGCACGACTTCACGGTGGGCAGCGTACAGGTGCACGGCGGCGACTACATCATCCGCGGCGACCAGCCCTTCCGCACGCTCGCCGACATGTATTTCTCGCTGCAGAACTATCCGCCGCAGAACCCCTCGCCGTACGACGACACCGGCTGGACGTTCCCGTTGATGCGGAACATCACGGTGTATGAGGTAACTGATAAGAGTATTTTCCAACAACCGATGGACCGCATCCCGCAGAAGGGCGACGTCGTCGCGACGGGCGGCATCAGCGGCAGCGGCAACACCGTGATCGTCGAGAACAACAGCGACAACACGCTCGTCTCCTTCCGCTTCAAGAATCCGAACGTCAAGATGGCGGCGGCTGAAGAGTCCTTCTCGGTGGACGGACACACGTTCGCGCCGGGCGCCATTATCGTCGCCAATGCCAATCGTGCGCAGCTCGAGCCGTCGATCAAGAAGCTCGGGTTGACGGCGTACGCCGTAGCGAGTGCGCCGAGTGTGAAGTCGCATGACCTGGACATTCCGCGCATCGGGTACATCCACAGCTGGACGCGCACGCAAGACGAAGGCTGGGTGCGGGCCGCGCTCGATACATACGGCGTCCCCTATCAGTACTTCGGCGAGAACGCCCTGGCGAAGATGGGCGATCTCCGAACGAAGTTCGACGTGATCATCTATCCGCACGGCGGGTCGGGTGTCGGCCAGCTCGCGCAGGGGGGTCGCGGCGGCCGCGGCGGCGCGACGTCGAACGACCCGGTCCCGTACAAGAGCACGAAGGAATTCCCATCGCTCGGCTACCCGGATTCGACGGACGACATTCGCGGCGCGCTGGGTGAGGACGGCATGAAGTCGTTGTATGCCTTCATTCAGCATGGCGGCACGCTGATCACGGAAGGCAACACGTCGCAGATTCTGCCCGAGATGAAGCTCACGCCGGGCGTGACGTACGAGCCGGCGAACGCGCTGTTCGCACGCGGAACGATTCTCCGCAGCTTGATCAGCGATGCAAAGAGCCCGTTGGTGTACGGCTACAATCACACCGAAGTGCCCGTGTACTTCAGCACGGGTCCGGTGTTGAATGCGGGCGCCGGTGCGCCGGCGGTTGCGTCGTCGCCGGACAACGGCCGCGGTGGGCGCGCCGGCAGCGTGGCGCAGAACACGACGCCGATGGCGAACCTGCTCAAGTTGTCGCCGTGGGATCCCGATCACACGGGCGCGGCGTTCGGCGTGGCGACGAGTGTGGGCAACGACTTCAACGTCGCGCAGGCGGGACAGGCCGGCGGTGGTCGCGGCGGACGCGGTGGCGGCGGTGGCTTCGGCGGATTCGGTGGGAATACGGGCCCGGTTACCGTGCCCGGCCTTTCAGCCGATCCGAATTCGTCGACGCGTGTCGTGATGCAGTTCCCCGAGAAGGCCGAGGACATGCTCTTGTCGGGGACGTTGGAGCATGGCGAGCTGCTGTCGCGCCGCGCGACGCTGGTGGATGAGAAGGTGGGCCAGGGTCACGTCGTGATGTTTGCGTTCCGGCCGTATTGGCGGTGGCAGACGCAGGGCACGTTCGCGATGGGGTTCAATGCCATCATGAACTGGAATGATTTGGACGCGGGGCGGTAG